A window from Salarias fasciatus chromosome 11, fSalaFa1.1, whole genome shotgun sequence encodes these proteins:
- the LOC115397341 gene encoding uncharacterized protein LOC115397341 yields MKELRSASHISLLLLVVLRLSTPSSAQGAPAAAVYRTRPVNVTAALGESAVFRCGVVKRSPNVTLSYGNYSLTCPGEDVEYIPQALYGTCETPAEQFVAVWTVKGTSYSDNGTRVVCEQPLDSSRLIAVLHVVDNGVSYFVLVGCTIGGFFGILLVFGLFFIMLQRSETLQKCFRGKEPEEDMVTVVTREEKEEKPEKKI; encoded by the exons ATGAAGGAGCTGAGGAGTGCTTCACATATTTCCTTGCTGCTTCTGGTCGTCCTCCGCCTGAGCACACCGTCCTCAG CTCAgggagctcctgctgctgctgtgtatcGCACACGGCCGGTCAACGTCACGGCGGCTCTGGGAGAGTCAGCGGTGTTTCGCTGTGGAGTGGTGAAAAGATCCCCGAACGTGACGCTCTCTTATGGAAACTACAGCCTGACCTGCCCAGGAGAGGATGTGGAATACATCCCTCAG GCGCTCTATGgaacctgtgaaacacctgctGAACAGTTTGTGGCTGTCTGGACGGTTAAGGGAACGTCTTACTCAGACAACGGCACCAGGGTGGTGTGTGAGCAGCCGCTGGACTCCTCGCGTCTCATTGCTGTCCTCCATGTTGTTG ATAACGGCGTGAGCTACTTCGTCCTGGTGGGCTGCACCATCGGAGGCTTCTTCGGCATCCTGCTGGTGTTTGGGTTATTCTTCATCATGCTGCAGAGATCCGAGACTCTCCAGAAGTGCTTCA GAGGGAAAGAACCAGAAGAAGACATGGTGACCGTGGTAACAagggaggaaaaggaagagaagCCAGAAAAGAAGATatga
- the LOC115397340 gene encoding carcinoembryonic antigen-related cell adhesion molecule 6-like produces MIALLLFLMMKSVGTDSAAPSVTFENPNYCASTGSTVEFRCSYSYPAGHIITKTEWSKGGLERGRWSRVALSLLPSYQNRTEYRGDLQHSCNLAIHRLQESDSGHYHFRFDTNTHGWRSRGSTHLLVTEMKARVQPQRVRVGGKVTLHCQTDCTLSSTVWFKNGQRLTQTEFQAQAEDAGKYVCAVDGQESAQSEPVSLDVQYSPVNVSVEVSPAGVLTAGRAVNLTCSSVANPAAERHAWFRVVSGAHLQVGSGRVLRLPSLEPSNTGLYFCQAWNRLGENNSTALLLTVEKNILHFILLTGIAIKVSVVLFVPLAFIWAWRKCNSTEKKKKHSHDYENSRRRQCNCPGTELDHDYENERPVNR; encoded by the exons ATGATCGCACTTCTGCTCTTCCTGATGATGAAGTCAG TGGGAACTGACAGTGCCGCTCCCTCTGTCACGTTTGAAAACCCAAACTACTGCGCTTCGACGGGGTCGACTGTGGAGTTCAGGTGCTCCTACAGCTACCCGGCCGGACACATCATTACCAAGACAGAATGGTCCAAGGGCGGTTTAGAGCGGGGCAGATGGTCCCGCGTGGCGCTCTCACTCCTCCCGTCGTATCAGAACCGCACTGAGTACCGGGGAGACCTGCAGCACAGCTGCAACCTGGCCATCCACCGCCTGCAGGAGAGCGACTCCGGACATTACCACTTCAGGTTTGACACGAACACGCACGGATGGCGCAGCAGAGGATCGACGCATCTGCTGGTCACAG AGATGAAAGCTCGAGTTCAGCCTCAGAGAGTCAGAGTGGGAGGCAAGGTGACTCTTCACTGTCAGACAGACTGCACGCTTTCCAGCACGGTCTGGTTCAAGAATGGACAAAGACTAACTCAAACAGAGTTCCAGGCTCAGgcagaggatgctgggaaatATGTGTGTGCAGTGGATGGACAGGAATCAGCACAGTCTGAGCCTGTGAGCCTGGATGTTCAGT ATTCTCCTGTTAATGTTAGTGTGGAGGTGAGTCCCGCTGGGGTCCTGACGGCGGGCCGGGCTGTGAAtctgacctgcagcagtgtGGCGAACCCGGCAGCCGAGCGACACGCCTGGTTCAGGGTCGTTTCGGGGGCTCACCTCCAGGTGGGCTCCGGCCGGGTGCTGCGTCTCCCGTCTTTAGAGCCCTCCAACACCGGACTGTACTTCTGCCAGGCCTGGAACCGCCTCGGGGAAAACAACTCCACCGCACTGCTGCTaacagtggagaaaaaca TTCTCCACTTCATCCTCCTCACTGGGATTGCCATCAAAGTGTCCGTTGTGCTGTTCGTCCCTCTGGCTTTTATTTGGGCTTG GAGGAAGTGTAATTCTACCGAAAAGAAAAAG aaaCACAGTCATGACTATGAGAATTCCAG GAGACGACAGTGTAACTGCCCGGGGACGGAG CTCGACCACGACTATGAAAACGAACGACCGGTCAACAGGTGA